CTCACCATTTTTGTAAAAGAAAAAAGTATTCCATGTCCCATCTCCTGCTAAATCATCATTTTCGGGATGAACAGCCATTTTATTTTCCTGAAAAACTTTTAATGCCTCTGCCTTGATCGCTTCATAATTTTCTTCTAATAGCTTAACCCAGGGATACTGCCCCGCTTCATGCCAAGCACTGGCTTTATCATCTTCTAAGTAACATGCTGGAAATTGCACAGGATCGTTAAGACCGCGGTCAGCGCGCCTCCCCCTCTCAAGCATCGAAAACACACGAGCCAGATTAGCTTCATCAATTTTATTTTCCTCGGACCATAAACGTAATTTTTCTATTTTTTCTTTCATAATACCCTCCAACTAAGTGACTTTAATAATTAATTTTTTGAAACCAAAGTTCTAACACCATTACAGACCAAAGCATATTCGCCGTATCTGCCGATTCATGTCTCACCTGATCTTTGATTAGTTTCATGATTGAGGCTTGATTAAATAAACCACGATTGCCAAAAACTTGGCTTGTAAGTGTAGATTGCATAATGTCGAACAATACAAAACCAGGCTTCATCATCGCCACAATTGGCAATGTAAACGGTTGCTTCGGACGCTCAATAATAGACTTAGGTAGCTTGTCTCTCGCTGCACCATACACCAATTTTTTAACGCTTGATGCATCCAAAAGAAATTCATCAGGTGCCTTTCGTGAATAGTTAATAATGCGCGGCTGACAAAACGGCACCCTGACTTCTACAGAGTTAGCCATGCTTAAATGGTCAACCCGACTTAAAATATACGATGGAAATCGCTCAAGTTGATCAAAATTAAGTAATGACTTCAATCGACTATTAAAAGCAAGCTCGTTATCTTCAATCTTATTCCTTGCTCCATTTAATACTTCGCTTTTTCTTGACTCAAGAAAAGTTAAATAGTCAGAATGATAAACGAAGTTTCGCATAGATGCTGTTGTTGCACATAGGGTATCAAAATAGCCACTAAACCAGTCAGGATTACTATCAAACGTCGCACGTCGAAAACGCTCATAGCCACCAAAAAATTCATCGGCACCCTCACCTGTAATTGCCACCTTAAAACCGGCGTCACTTACTGACTTGAATAAGGCATAAGTGCTTAAGGCATGTGGCGCAGAATTGGGTTGCCCTAGATGATCAACGGTTTTTGATAATATATCAGGAAATTCACTTTCACGAATCAGTACCTGTTCATACTTACCCTTGTAATATTCAACCACTTCTTTTGCGAAATGGCGCTCATCAGCAGGCCAGTTACCCTCATAAGCGACATTGAAACAGGTTAAATCAGGCAGATATCGCGATGCCAAGGCTGTCATATAACTTGAATCTAGACCACCACTCGTCACTAAACACGTCGGCGCTTCAGCTTGTGTCATTAGACCCATTTCTTCAGATAACAGATCATCAAGCCGTCGTGAGGCATCGTCCAAATTACTCGGTACTATTTCATCAATACCCAAGCGCGTTTTATATTGCGATACTTTAGCTGGCTGACCAGCTGTTTTGACTAACATACTTGATGGCGGCAACGTTTGAATACCATCAAAAAATGTCTTTTGATGCCAGATAGAACGTCCAACTAAATATTCATGAACAGCTTCTGGCCGAATGCGGCGCTCAATAGGAAACTCTAGTAAAGAAGGTAATTCGGACGAAAAATATAAAGCATCGTGAGAAAAATCCCAGGAGTAATACAGGGTTTTAATCGATGCTGTATCATTAGCTAAAATTAATTTTTTCTCGGTACGGCAATCAATGATAGCGATTGCAAACATACCATTGAGGTATTCTACAAAACGAGTGCCATATTTTTCATACAGTGGAATAATGACCGAACCATCGCACGCATCAAAAGTATACCCTTCTCGATTTAGTTCATTTTTCAAGGCCTGGTGATTATAAATTTCACCGTTATACACAGCCCAAATTTTGCCTTTATTGAAAGGCTGCTCCCCACCAGAAAGTCCCTGTATCGCTAGACGGTTATTACCTACAGCCCACGTCTCTCCGCGTTTTAGTGTTTGATGATCAGGCCCGCCGTTTCGCTGTGCGAGCTGAACTCTCTCAAGCACACGATCAGATATTGATCGCTCTCCAAAATATCCAAATATTCGACACATCAGTTTTTTCTCTTATTTCTTCAGTTAATTGTGGTTTATGCAGACTGCTTAGCTTCTGGCATATAACGCTCAAGCATCTCTAAAACAATGGCAGCTTGGTTTGCCATTCTTAAGCCTTCTTTTTTCCCAGGGATAGAACCATGCACTGAAACAGCAGAGTTACCTGTTTTAAGGTATACTGGAGATGCAATGCGAACTATCTCTGGTGCTTCATAAACACGAATGAAACCGCCTGAGGCTAGCGGGTTGTCTGTATGGCAATCGATAGGAATATCGACAGCCTCACGCAATGCTGCAATCATTGGAAGCTGAAGGTCTCTCACTGCATTAATGCTATCGGCGCCAAGACTTTCTAACATTTTAAAAGCAGCGGGATTACCATGGCCACAATGTGCCGACACTTTAAATTTAATCGATTTTGGCAGCACACCATTAGTGCGCATTTGAACTAACAACCAAAGCAGCCCCTCGTCATAAATGACAAAGGCGGCAACGCCAAGATCAATCCCACGTTTAATAT
This genomic window from Gammaproteobacteria bacterium CG11_big_fil_rev_8_21_14_0_20_46_22 contains:
- the asnB gene encoding asparagine synthase (glutamine-hydrolyzing), producing MCRIFGYFGERSISDRVLERVQLAQRNGGPDHQTLKRGETWAVGNNRLAIQGLSGGEQPFNKGKIWAVYNGEIYNHQALKNELNREGYTFDACDGSVIIPLYEKYGTRFVEYLNGMFAIAIIDCRTEKKLILANDTASIKTLYYSWDFSHDALYFSSELPSLLEFPIERRIRPEAVHEYLVGRSIWHQKTFFDGIQTLPPSSMLVKTAGQPAKVSQYKTRLGIDEIVPSNLDDASRRLDDLLSEEMGLMTQAEAPTCLVTSGGLDSSYMTALASRYLPDLTCFNVAYEGNWPADERHFAKEVVEYYKGKYEQVLIRESEFPDILSKTVDHLGQPNSAPHALSTYALFKSVSDAGFKVAITGEGADEFFGGYERFRRATFDSNPDWFSGYFDTLCATTASMRNFVYHSDYLTFLESRKSEVLNGARNKIEDNELAFNSRLKSLLNFDQLERFPSYILSRVDHLSMANSVEVRVPFCQPRIINYSRKAPDEFLLDASSVKKLVYGAARDKLPKSIIERPKQPFTLPIVAMMKPGFVLFDIMQSTLTSQVFGNRGLFNQASIMKLIKDQVRHESADTANMLWSVMVLELWFQKINY
- a CDS encoding peptidase, whose translation is MIFEETRGTLKAFGLPLGDRNDLPDSTKRFDDGGDFKIEIPTVNSIEAMSALLDESKRVNVRINRVTETFGMFRHTKAEIKRMVELCDQYGCELMMSTGPRAAYDTSATASTAQGRTIAYRLRGQEQLIRAIEDIKRGIDLGVAAFVIYDEGLLWLLVQMRTNGVLPKSIKFKVSAHCGHGNPAAFKMLESLGADSINAVRDLQLPMIAALREAVDIPIDCHTDNPLASGGFIRVYEAPEIVRIASPVYLKTGNSAVSVHGSIPGKKEGLRMANQAAIVLEMLERYMPEAKQSA